The following proteins are co-located in the Bacillus mesophilus genome:
- a CDS encoding metallophosphoesterase, translating into MVVILMITFLVTGLIFYGYKKGNRNTKDISIQYLEAVSTNPSNSNTTNLSVLHLSDLHLENISISPDELYDKVKDQHIDLIALTGDFLDRKRTIPKLTEYLEVFQKLEPTYGTFAVFGNHDYVLRKEPFQQLENLLQEYGCQTLRNETITINTKEGILNIIGIDDFSTKRSDLVESYKNVVDGYKLVLTHDPNIVMHMKDYHFDYLLSGHFHGGQICWPKPYHLVKMGKLVRLNMVKGLHYFDGKPFYISEGLGQTGLNIRVGSRPEITFHQVSVSNAQSLELTS; encoded by the coding sequence ATGGTAGTTATTTTAATGATCACTTTCTTGGTTACTGGTTTAATCTTCTACGGCTATAAAAAAGGAAATAGAAACACAAAAGATATTTCCATTCAATATTTAGAAGCTGTCTCTACGAATCCTTCCAATTCAAACACTACAAATCTTTCTGTCCTACATCTCTCAGACTTACATTTAGAAAACATTTCAATCTCACCTGATGAACTTTATGATAAAGTGAAAGACCAACATATAGATTTGATTGCTCTAACTGGAGACTTCTTAGATCGTAAACGTACGATTCCAAAACTAACTGAGTATCTTGAGGTTTTTCAGAAGCTGGAACCAACTTATGGAACGTTCGCTGTTTTTGGGAATCACGATTATGTATTAAGAAAAGAACCGTTTCAGCAATTAGAAAATCTACTACAGGAATACGGTTGTCAAACGTTACGTAATGAAACGATCACCATTAATACAAAAGAAGGAATTCTGAATATCATTGGTATTGATGATTTTAGTACAAAGCGCAGCGATCTTGTAGAATCTTATAAAAATGTAGTAGATGGGTATAAGCTTGTTCTTACTCATGATCCTAATATAGTTATGCATATGAAAGACTATCATTTTGATTATCTATTATCGGGTCATTTTCATGGTGGACAAATCTGTTGGCCAAAGCCTTATCACCTAGTGAAGATGGGGAAGCTTGTTCGTCTAAATATGGTTAAAGGACTTCATTATTTTGATGGAAAGCCTTTTTATATTAGCGAAGGACTAGGTCAAACCGGTCTAAATATAAGAGTTGGAAGCCGACCAGAAATAACCTTTCACCAAGTAAGTGTATCTAATGCACAATCATTAGAACTAACATCTTAA
- a CDS encoding GNAT family N-acetyltransferase — MNIRPVNEADAPLLLQLSKKLDEETSFMLFEPGERKTTIEQQRESINRILGQENSMMFVVEEQTNLVGFLGAIGGGTLRKIHSAYIVIGILADFHGRGYGSALFKKLFTWAKEKGLHRLELTVMTHNEKGIALYEKMGFQREGIKKASLKINGEWVDEYYYSYIMEDHHV; from the coding sequence ATGAACATACGGCCAGTTAACGAAGCAGATGCTCCTTTGCTTTTGCAGTTATCTAAGAAGTTAGATGAGGAAACCTCTTTTATGTTATTTGAACCAGGAGAAAGAAAAACAACAATAGAGCAGCAAAGAGAAAGTATTAACAGAATTTTAGGACAAGAAAATTCAATGATGTTTGTTGTAGAGGAACAAACGAATTTGGTTGGATTTTTAGGAGCAATTGGCGGAGGAACACTGAGAAAAATCCACTCAGCATACATAGTAATTGGCATCTTAGCTGACTTCCACGGAAGGGGATATGGTTCTGCTTTATTTAAGAAGTTATTTACTTGGGCTAAAGAAAAAGGTCTCCATAGACTAGAACTAACGGTAATGACTCACAATGAAAAAGGAATCGCCTTGTATGAAAAGATGGGTTTTCAAAGAGAAGGTATAAAAAAAGCATCGCTTAAAATCAATGGAGAATGGGTAGATGAATACTACTACTCTTATATAATGGAGGATCATCATGTTTGA
- a CDS encoding methyltransferase domain-containing protein, producing the protein MIMFDWHYEAQKKWDEKADFWNQSSKDMWDQGSRSTIIPFLQQHIKPCSILDAGCGDGYGSYMLQKQGFKVTGVDVSTNMIEIAKGRDTKNELQFLQSDIAKMPFPDASFEAIMAINSLEWTIDPLEVVKEFKRVLRPSGTLCIGLLGPTAAPRQNSYQRLYGENVICNTMMPWELQSLAEENGFRLIDGHGVYKKGVTPQTLNGLSSELKQALSFMWVFMFEKKE; encoded by the coding sequence ATCATCATGTTTGATTGGCATTATGAAGCTCAAAAAAAGTGGGATGAAAAAGCAGATTTTTGGAATCAAAGTAGTAAGGATATGTGGGATCAAGGTAGTCGAAGCACCATCATTCCTTTCCTACAACAGCATATAAAGCCTTGTAGTATTTTAGATGCTGGATGTGGTGATGGATATGGTTCATATATGTTGCAAAAGCAAGGATTCAAAGTAACAGGTGTAGATGTATCGACCAATATGATTGAAATAGCGAAGGGTCGAGATACTAAGAATGAACTTCAGTTTTTGCAATCAGACATTGCAAAGATGCCATTTCCAGATGCTAGCTTTGAGGCGATTATGGCAATTAACTCATTGGAATGGACAATAGATCCGCTAGAAGTCGTAAAGGAGTTCAAAAGAGTTTTACGTCCTTCAGGAACTCTATGTATAGGACTACTCGGTCCAACTGCAGCACCAAGGCAAAATAGCTATCAGCGCCTTTACGGGGAAAATGTGATCTGTAATACAATGATGCCATGGGAGCTGCAAAGTCTTGCTGAGGAAAATGGCTTTCGTTTAATAGACGGTCATGGTGTTTATAAAAAAGGAGTGACACCTCAAACATTAAACGGCCTTTCAAGTGAACTAAAACAGGCGCTTTCCTTTATGTGGGTGTTTATGTTTGAGAAAAAGGAATGA
- a CDS encoding formate--tetrahydrofolate ligase, with protein sequence MQKQVLSDIEIAQKAQLKQIYRIAEDLDIQQEELEPYGHYKGKLSLSLLDRLKDEQDGHVVLVTSINPTPAGEGKSTVTVGLGQALNKLGKKAMIAMREPSLGPTMGIKGGATGGGYSQVVPMEDINLHFTGDIHAITTANNALSAFIDNHIHQGNQLQIDARRIVWKRVVDLNDRSLRKVIVGLGGPTQGVPREDGFDITVASEIMAVLCLAVDLKDLKNRLGRIVVAYNFNREPITVNDLGYEGALSMILRDALKPNLVQTLENTPAIIHGGPFANIAHGCNSVIATKLAAKLGDYVVTEAGFGADLGAEKFLNIKCRAANIKPSVVVIVATIRALKMHGGQAKDQLKEENVEALEKGILNLEKHIETIQNFGLPFVVAINKFITDTEKEVAWLQQWCKEKGVRVSLTEVWEKGGEGGLDLGNEVMAAIKEDQNNFTYLYESNESIEQKVTTIAKKVYGAGHVEFATTAKLQLRQFGQAGWGDLPICMAKTQYSLSDDPTKFGRPQNFTITIRELKASIGAGFIIALTGDVMTMPGLPKQPAALNMNVDEEGNVVGLF encoded by the coding sequence ATGCAAAAACAGGTATTATCTGACATTGAAATCGCACAAAAAGCTCAACTAAAGCAAATATATCGTATTGCAGAAGATCTTGATATTCAACAGGAAGAACTTGAGCCATATGGACATTATAAAGGAAAGCTTAGCTTATCTTTGCTAGACAGATTAAAGGATGAGCAGGATGGCCATGTAGTCCTAGTTACTTCTATTAACCCTACACCAGCTGGGGAAGGTAAATCTACTGTAACAGTTGGACTTGGACAAGCTCTAAATAAATTAGGAAAAAAAGCGATGATTGCAATGAGAGAGCCATCACTAGGACCAACGATGGGAATCAAAGGTGGAGCTACTGGTGGCGGTTACTCGCAGGTTGTACCAATGGAGGATATCAATCTTCACTTTACAGGTGACATTCATGCCATTACAACAGCTAATAATGCATTATCTGCTTTTATTGATAACCATATCCACCAAGGAAATCAACTGCAAATTGATGCGAGACGAATCGTATGGAAACGCGTAGTTGATTTAAATGATCGCTCTTTAAGGAAGGTGATCGTTGGCTTAGGTGGACCAACTCAGGGTGTACCTCGTGAGGATGGGTTTGATATTACGGTTGCTTCAGAAATAATGGCAGTTCTCTGTTTAGCAGTTGATTTAAAGGATCTTAAAAATCGATTAGGCAGAATTGTAGTAGCCTATAATTTTAACCGTGAGCCTATTACTGTAAATGATTTAGGATATGAAGGGGCTTTATCGATGATCTTACGAGATGCATTAAAGCCTAATCTTGTTCAGACATTAGAGAATACACCTGCCATCATTCATGGCGGTCCATTTGCAAATATAGCTCATGGTTGTAATAGTGTGATTGCAACTAAGCTTGCAGCTAAACTAGGAGATTATGTGGTAACAGAAGCGGGATTTGGTGCAGATTTAGGAGCAGAAAAGTTTCTAAATATTAAATGCCGTGCTGCTAATATCAAGCCGAGTGTTGTGGTTATTGTAGCGACCATTCGAGCATTAAAAATGCACGGTGGACAAGCTAAGGACCAGCTAAAAGAAGAAAATGTAGAAGCCTTAGAGAAAGGAATTCTAAATCTCGAAAAGCATATTGAAACGATTCAAAACTTTGGTCTACCTTTCGTTGTGGCGATAAATAAATTTATTACGGATACAGAGAAGGAAGTAGCTTGGTTACAGCAGTGGTGTAAAGAGAAGGGTGTTAGAGTATCTTTAACAGAAGTTTGGGAAAAAGGTGGAGAGGGCGGCCTTGATTTAGGAAATGAAGTAATGGCAGCCATTAAGGAAGATCAAAATAATTTTACATATCTGTATGAATCAAATGAATCAATTGAACAAAAGGTAACAACGATTGCCAAAAAGGTGTACGGTGCTGGACATGTTGAGTTTGCAACAACTGCCAAACTACAGCTTAGACAATTTGGACAGGCAGGTTGGGGAGATTTACCTATATGTATGGCTAAAACTCAGTATTCACTTTCCGATGACCCTACTAAGTTTGGGCGTCCTCAAAACTTTACCATTACAATACGTGAGCTAAAGGCTTCGATTGGGGCAGGATTCATTATCGCGTTAACAGGTGACGTTATGACAATGCCTGGTCTACCAAAGCAACCAGCGGCACTGAATATGAATGTTGACGAAGAAGGAAATGTGGTTGGCTTATTTTAA
- a CDS encoding DEAD/DEAH box helicase, translated as METSINQFRSFLSNAWSKAGFSEFTSVQAKAIPTMLEKKDMMVESPPGTGKTLAYLLPIFQLLIEGGKNPQAVIIAPTKELAMQIHEEAQKFLKDSEFSSASFIGGADLKRQLEKLKKHPQIIIGTPHRLVELIELRKLKMHEVKTIVLDEADQLIGSGSTKEIDRIIQSTMKDRQVVAFSATIPQSTIDQLEKRMNQPEKLTVETSLELKEKIKHLYIVCERREKIDYLRKLLYTEPDMKAIAFINDSFHLEALAEKMKYKKISAGILYSQSTQAEREATIKKFRLGKYQLLLATDVAARGLDIEAITHVIHLDLPEAIEQFVHRSGRTGRMGATGTVVSIVTPGEEQGLLQFNRRLNLGLEKVTLYRGQLTDEKPTYQERKKTPAPQSRPKKKVAHKKNK; from the coding sequence ATGGAAACTTCGATCAACCAATTTCGATCATTTCTATCCAATGCATGGTCCAAGGCAGGTTTTTCTGAATTCACAAGTGTTCAAGCAAAAGCCATACCTACCATGCTAGAAAAAAAGGATATGATGGTAGAATCACCACCCGGAACAGGGAAAACATTAGCGTATTTATTACCTATATTTCAATTATTAATAGAAGGCGGAAAGAATCCTCAAGCAGTGATTATTGCTCCTACTAAAGAGCTTGCCATGCAAATACATGAGGAAGCTCAAAAGTTTTTAAAGGACAGTGAGTTTTCCTCTGCCTCCTTCATTGGTGGAGCAGATCTAAAAAGACAGCTAGAGAAACTAAAAAAGCATCCTCAAATTATAATTGGAACGCCTCATCGACTGGTTGAACTTATTGAATTAAGAAAGCTTAAGATGCATGAGGTAAAAACAATTGTATTAGATGAGGCAGATCAGCTTATTGGTTCAGGTAGCACAAAAGAAATTGATCGAATTATCCAATCCACCATGAAGGATCGTCAAGTAGTTGCTTTTTCAGCGACTATCCCACAATCGACAATCGATCAGCTGGAAAAAAGAATGAATCAGCCGGAGAAATTAACCGTCGAAACTTCTCTTGAATTGAAAGAGAAGATAAAACACCTTTATATCGTTTGTGAGCGTCGAGAAAAAATCGATTACTTACGAAAGCTTTTATATACAGAGCCTGATATGAAGGCAATTGCCTTTATTAATGATTCCTTTCACTTAGAAGCACTAGCAGAAAAAATGAAGTATAAGAAAATTAGTGCAGGTATACTATATAGTCAATCCACTCAGGCTGAGCGAGAAGCAACCATTAAGAAGTTTAGGTTGGGGAAATACCAATTGCTACTAGCTACCGATGTAGCAGCACGGGGATTAGATATTGAAGCTATTACCCATGTGATTCATCTGGACCTTCCAGAAGCAATTGAGCAGTTTGTCCATCGATCAGGTCGAACTGGAAGAATGGGTGCCACTGGTACAGTAGTGTCCATTGTCACTCCAGGTGAGGAACAGGGCTTACTCCAATTTAACCGGAGACTTAACCTAGGTCTTGAAAAAGTAACCTTATATAGAGGGCAGCTTACAGACGAAAAGCCAACATACCAAGAGAGAAAGAAAACACCTGCACCACAGAGTCGTCCGAAAAAGAAGGTAGCACATAAAAAGAATAAGTAA
- a CDS encoding MOSC domain-containing protein encodes MLNSFKIKSLNIGKPKKIETNNHVFISSVGRNKVSKAFLSKQGFEDDSVQYKYHGGPDRAVLFYSYEHYQKWENEYTKEFTIPGFGENITVSGLSEENVKIGDIYQIGETMVQITQPRIPCDNLSKYNEVKTLHKRLVDTGYTGFLASVIKEGWIEDNSPITLIESPKNSITVLEANHIFFHDKKNKDRIEYLLTIPELADEWKGYLNKRLEKLRE; translated from the coding sequence ATGCTTAACTCATTTAAGATAAAATCTCTTAATATTGGAAAACCAAAAAAAATAGAGACAAACAATCATGTATTCATATCAAGCGTAGGAAGAAATAAAGTATCAAAAGCCTTTTTAAGTAAGCAAGGCTTTGAAGATGATTCTGTACAATATAAGTACCACGGCGGCCCCGACAGGGCAGTATTATTTTATAGCTATGAGCATTATCAAAAATGGGAGAACGAATATACAAAGGAATTTACAATACCAGGATTCGGAGAAAATATCACGGTTTCAGGCTTGTCAGAAGAGAATGTTAAAATAGGAGATATATACCAAATTGGAGAGACAATGGTTCAAATCACACAACCACGTATTCCTTGCGATAACTTGTCTAAATATAATGAAGTAAAAACACTTCATAAACGACTAGTCGATACAGGTTACACAGGATTTCTAGCTAGTGTTATAAAAGAAGGTTGGATTGAAGACAATTCACCTATTACCCTCATAGAAAGTCCCAAAAACTCTATAACTGTATTAGAAGCAAATCATATTTTTTTTCATGATAAAAAGAATAAAGACCGCATTGAATATCTCCTTACCATTCCAGAGTTAGCTGATGAATGGAAAGGATATTTGAATAAAAGATTAGAAAAGCTTAGAGAATGA
- a CDS encoding spore coat protein, whose protein sequence is MQNQNMNQTGQQITPNMQPNATYSNNHGGHEVFDAHEVLAGIISMLDQYQMYEQHIQDSELKTIAQRQAAFVTQTYNTMVEAFSTGQDPAVPTKQYKMTQNNDVVYGVKPGQPKKPNKSVNELSDQGLSAYMLGITKSLSTLLAMTALEMTNPVLRRVIADSVPNFIELSYEIFLYQNKNGYYQVPQLMQQDMNLMLNSFAKAQQQGNISH, encoded by the coding sequence ATGCAAAATCAAAACATGAATCAAACTGGGCAACAAATAACTCCCAATATGCAGCCAAATGCTACATATTCAAATAATCATGGTGGTCATGAAGTATTTGATGCTCACGAAGTACTTGCTGGAATCATTAGTATGTTAGATCAGTATCAAATGTACGAACAGCATATTCAAGATTCTGAGCTTAAAACCATCGCTCAGCGTCAAGCTGCATTTGTAACACAAACATATAATACAATGGTAGAGGCTTTTTCTACAGGACAAGATCCAGCTGTCCCAACTAAACAATATAAAATGACTCAAAATAATGATGTTGTTTATGGTGTAAAGCCAGGTCAGCCAAAAAAGCCAAATAAATCTGTAAACGAACTGTCGGATCAAGGTCTTTCTGCATATATGTTAGGTATTACTAAATCATTATCCACATTACTAGCAATGACAGCTCTAGAAATGACAAATCCGGTACTACGACGTGTTATAGCTGATAGTGTTCCTAATTTCATTGAACTAAGCTATGAAATCTTCCTGTATCAAAATAAGAACGGTTACTACCAAGTACCTCAATTAATGCAACAGGACATGAATTTAATGTTAAACAGCTTTGCAAAGGCTCAACAACAAGGAAATATAAGTCATTAA